The DNA window CGCGGGCGATGTCATAGCCGCGCCCGAGCGAGCAGTGCACCACATGCGAGGGGCAGCCGGTATTGGCCCCGGTCTCGAAGATCGTATGCATCGCCAGAAGCTCGGTAATCGCAGGCCGCGACAGGCCATGCGCCCGCCAGTCGGTGATGCCGCTTGCCTTGACCTGCTCCATGTAGCTGCGCACCGCCTCGTCGTCTTCATTGTGCACGCCTGCCGTCAGACCGGTCGGCGCGATTGCAGCAAAACAGGCGTCGAGCAGGGCAGGCGGAATGCGCGGAAATCGTTTGGGATCGGTGCCGAAGGTCGAAAACTTGAAGGCGGCGACGCCGGCCTCGACCATTTCGGGAATCCGCGCCGGACCTTCCTGCGGATCGACGGTGCCGTAAAGCGCGAAGTCGACGCGCGCCTGTGGGCTCGCATGTTCGATCTTCCGCTTCACCGCCGCCGCCGAACAGACGAGATTACCCTCGTCGTAGGGCATGTCGACAATCGTGGTCACGCCGCCGGCCGCCGCCGAGCGCGTCGACCAGATAAAATCCTCCTGATCCCTCTGGGACAGCGAATGCACCTGCGCGTCGATGGCGCCGGGAAGGATCAGCGCTTTGCCGAGCAGATGCCGTTCGCGCGCCGCCGGCGGGACGCCGAGGCCAATTTCGGCAATCTTGCCGGCGTGCACGGCAACATAACCCTTTTCGACGATGCGGTCCGGCAGCACCACCGTGCCCTGCAAAACGAGATCGAAGTCCATGCCGCTTGCTCCCTAGACTGAAGTCAGGCCGTTGCCGGCTCTCGGACAGCATCATGTCCCCGACCGAATTAATGTAGGGCAGGATCCGGATTTTGGGCCTTGCCCGCGATCATCCTGCCCGGCTGGTCAGCCGTTCTTCGACGGGCTCTG is part of the Rhizobium bangladeshense genome and encodes:
- a CDS encoding dihydroorotase: MDFDLVLQGTVVLPDRIVEKGYVAVHAGKIAEIGLGVPPAARERHLLGKALILPGAIDAQVHSLSQRDQEDFIWSTRSAAAGGVTTIVDMPYDEGNLVCSAAAVKRKIEHASPQARVDFALYGTVDPQEGPARIPEMVEAGVAAFKFSTFGTDPKRFPRIPPALLDACFAAIAPTGLTAGVHNEDDEAVRSYMEQVKASGITDWRAHGLSRPAITELLAMHTIFETGANTGCPSHVVHCSLGRGYDIARAYRRDGFAATVECCIHYLTLDEENDVRRLGGKAKINPPLRPRAEVERLWRKVAEGDVWLVSTDHVSWSENRKTNPDMLANASGVPGLEVMVPLFVKGALERGIPLTWAARLMAENPAKHFRLDHIKGALTSGKDADITVLEPRESIYDASASGNNVVGWSPYNGIRLPWTVSATYLRGEKIAEGGKVLAEPGTGRFVRPPPRQVISGATA